The genomic region TAGTGACTTCACCAAGTTTTTCTTCACTAATAATTTCTTCTAAACTTTTGCAATCATGTATCATTAATACTTCCAAATGTGGAGCAAAAACTACCCAACTCACATCCCTCAATTGATTGCAGTCGAATAGGAATACAAATCCAAGTCTATGGAAGCATCCTGCACCTTTAATTATGTTACTTTCGATCTTCACTTCTTCTAGATCCTCACAATGCGAAAGTGATAATCTCTGCAGATGCTGCACATTTGTTAAAGCCAAAATATTCAATGATCTTGAATCTCTGAAATCTTCAAGGGTTACACTTTCAATGGCACGGCTAAAGAACTTGTTGAACCCCACAGTTTTTCCCAACTCTGAATCGCTTCTAAAAGTAATGGTCAACACATTCAAATATTTGAAATGCTCCATTTCCTCCAAAACCAATGAACATCCATAGCCACATCCCTCCATTTTCAGTACTTGCAACTTAGAGAAACTAGATATAAGTTGTTGTGGGATCACACTCAGACTCCCTATCCActccaaattcaaatattttagcTTTGCTAGGGCCTTCAATTCGACTGGCAATTTTCTTATTCCTGTAAATGACAGATTGAGATGTTCTAGTGAAACCAACTTTGCAATTCCTACTGACAATTCTTCCAAACGCGGATTGTGGGACAAGTCCAGAACCCTTAGCATCGGCATGAAATTAAAGAAATCATTGATGATCACCTTCAAAGGATTCCTCCCAAGAAATAAAGTTTGGAGATAGGGGCATGCCAATATCTCAGTTagattttcaattttattatccATCAACGACATTCTTATAGCCTCTTCCCACTTATCAGCTTCCGGTAGTTCCTTTAACCGAACACCTGATTTTACAAAAACCTTCTTAGATTCACCAGCAATCCACAAAGCCATGTCACGAATCACGTCGTGCATCTTTACACCATTATTATTAGCTCCTTTCTCCAATAAGCATGCCTCAATAAGAGAACCTATAATGAAATGTCCCTCGTTTCTGGCACTGCTCAAATTGGTATGTTTGTCCAAAATTCCATCCCCGATCCAACAATGTATTAGTTCATCTTTTACGATGATATGATCTTCTGGATATAAAGAACAATACAGGAAACACGATTTCACTTTTTCATCAGCTAAACAGTCATAACTGAATTTTAACTTGGGATACATCTCTTTCCCTACCCTTGGGAAAGCAGAAGCTGTTGATTGCCTTAAAGCTTCAATAGCAAATTCCCATTCTCGAGGGGTCTTCTTGGATGCCATGGCTCGCCCAATTGTAATGAGAGCGAGAGGTAGTCCTGCACACTCTTCAACCACCGCTTCAGCTAACTTGCAAATATCTGGATGCATTTGAAGGGTTTCTGCTCCAACCTTCTCCTCGAACAGTTTCAAAGCTTCTCCTGGAGGTAAACATTCCACTCTGATATTATTATCCATGTTCGGTTGCATTTGACAGCACACGTCAAGACGACGAGTTGTGAAAATGACTTTAGAGCCATTTTCTTGTGTTGGAAGAGGTACCCCAGCTCTTGTGAGATCAAACCATTCCCATATATCATCCAACAACAGTGCAAACTTCTTTTTACATAATACCTTGAAGATGTCTTCAGCTTTCTCTTCAATAGATTTCCTATCCTCGGCCAGCAAGCCTATTCTTTTGGCAATCTGGTCCTGAACTTTCTCAATTGGCTGATCTTGTGATGCAACTGCCCAAATGACATGGTAATCATGGGACATATCATGGAATTTGTTATTGATTTGGTTTAGGAGGGTTGTCTTGCCAACCCCTCCTAAGCCATATATGCCAATAACTCCCACTTGTTCCTTTTGAAGACTGCTCCAAACATGATTGAAATTGGACTCTAATCCCACAGTTGGCTCAGAAGGTCGTTGAGTTGCGGAAGGAAGTGGTGGCTTGCTGGCCACATCACTGAAATCTCTTTTCAATTCCTTCAGGTGTTTCACCTCTTGGAGTATTCTGGCGATTTGCTTCCCGAACTTGTGGGTGGACCTGGGATGCCTGGAACAACAACCTCCCATACATAACTTTTCAACATGCTGAGGACTTTGGACAATCAGTTTATCAGCATCGGCTATCAGAGTTTCAGCCCTCTGAAGCCAACCCTCAACTTGGTTTAGCCGCTTAAGTTGCTGCTCGTCTTCAGCAATTCTGACCTTGCTCATCAGATCACCCCTGAGCTCCTTCAGTTCTGCTAGTTCAGTTTGTAAGGCATGGAGGTTATCTTCGAGGTTGCATATATAACTTGCCTGTCCAGTAGCACAATCCCAGCAACGGGTAATGATGGGATCGAGTGAAAGTGAGATTGAGAAGATATTACCCATACCTGGTGTTGATTTTAGAAGAGTGAGTAGAACAATTTCAGGAAATAGAAGCAAGGAATAAATGAAAGAAGCTTATGGAGTTATATGAAAGATTTAGAATATAAGGGGGGGAAACAGAGAGAAGCTGTTGGAAGTTCACATGATgccagaaaaataaaaaataaaaaaagaattaaaagatGATGGTGAATATGATGAAAACGTGTGTAGATGTGAAATCATTCAGTTGATTTGCCGGTGGGCAGACAGCCAATTTCTTACTTCAATTTAGAACATCAATACAGAATATTTTAATCTAATTTAGAGATAGTTGGTGTAAAGTTGGTATATTATAAAAATCAGCATGTTGGGTCAACTTCCTAAGATAAAGGAACCTCAATTATACAGATCCCATCAAAAAATAAAGAGTAAGATGAGCATGTTGGGTAGAAAGATGTGCAATTATTGAATATACACTAAAGTGTGTACatatgtaatttttatgtttacaAATAACTCACAGGTTAGAATATATGCGTAATTCTTTTTTAAATATTGAACTAGATTCAACAATTATAAcccttaaattatgaaaattcctTCGAAATTGCATGATGGATTTGTTTTGAAAACTGAATCTCCATCATATCTCATTTTATTAGACTTTATTAGTATATTACCTTTACTATTTTGTAGCTTCTGGTTTTAAGGGGTTGCATTGTATTCAATCACTAATATCTCAACAAGCTTAAACACTTACATGTATTACGAGGCTTCTATAGGATTTGTATGAGAGCATATTGAGAGTATTTTATTTGTTCATTGTAGAATTATTTGTGTAAGTGTAATTGAAATGCATTTAATATTTACCGTTTAAATTCTCATAAGAGAATTTAGAGTTGAGTATTATATGCTCTAAGTACAAATATGAGGACTTTATACTTGAAAAATAATTCAAACAGAATAGATTCAACTAATATCCAGATCAAACCTCCAACCGTTCTGGCAAAAAGAACGAGACAAGTTCCACCAGCCATGTATATGTTTGTGATTGTATCATCCTGGTCTTGATCCTCTTTCTGCTTCAGTAAAGTTTCCAACAATAAAGCCTTCTTAGGAATACCAGAATGGGAAGGTCCAGAGTCACCACTTTCAGGACTCTCAAGCTCCTGAAGTTCAATCTCTTTGCCACAGACACAGCTCCAGAACTCAATTGCTTGGAGAGCTAAAGTCTCTTCATCGCCCTTTACAGCATTTGATGTAAACTGAATAGGGTTTGCATGTAAGGCTCGTCTCATTCTCAAAGTTGATCTCTTCAAAAGCTCCAAGGCATTATACAGAGCCTTGGTTGCTGCAACCTGAACTTGAGGACCATGTTCACCTAGCTACATCCCTTGAAAAGCTGCACTGAGAACAGCATTAACTACATCTTGAACAAGGTTGTAATGAGATATCTCTTCACAAAATGAGAGAAACAATCAAACAAACAAAGTAGGGGTGTACCTTATAAAAACCcaatattattgctttgattgtgATGTAGCTCCTTGCTTAGCTTAATAACATTTGCAGCAATGCACAATAGCACTTAAAATTAAGGCCCAATGGTGCCCCTTATACAAAGAACTGAAAATGAAACAGATAATCCATCGAATACATGGGAATCATTAAAGGTGCAACATATAAGAAAATCTAAGCAAGACATGGAATATCAAGTCTCGACGCTCATACAGATGCTGGTGGCATAATGTTACTCTTTCAAGCCGCCAACCAAGGTGGGCATGGATTGATGTTACCCCATTTCGTCATTCAATTGTAAGTAACCTCGGGGATCAGCTAGAAGCACGCAACTCAATTTTTTCAACATGAATTAAGTAGAtgtggtttttttttggggggcggGGGACTAAATTACGAGTTGGACCGGTCCAATTCGTCTCTATCACTCGAAAAATTGGTAAGGTAACACTTAGTCcctaaatttgattttttttttaatttagtgcTTTTTTTTTGGTAGCATTAGTCATTGACAAATTTACCCAATTTTGATCATAACTTGACAATTTGAAATTGTGTTACATCGTCACAAGATACTAAGTCATCACATGGACCAAAACatattattaaattcaagtactaACGTGGACCAAAAATATTCAAaaactaaattgagaaaagtcaTCAAGTTCAGGAATTAAATAGTGTATTACCCCTAttgattaatataaataaaagggTTCAACTAATCCGGTTGGTTTTAGTCCATTTTGATTTTAAACTTTCCGAATCATTTTGGATTCAAAAGATTTCAAATTTGAATTGTTGTTCGGATCATTTTACATTCGTCTCAAATTTAGAATTCTCAACACCGTTAAAATTCTTAGTTAAATTTAAGTCTATTACATtgctcttcttttttcttttttctttttttgtcatGTGGTTACAAAatgagaattttaaaaaaattagaatgtcaaaccaataaatttaacatgaaatttttaacaatattATAGTTTCATTTAAAtctttaaattcaaaaataaaagattaaattttaaaattaaaatataaagacctATTTCTAAATATACAAGAGTCGTTTTGGGTTGGATCAATTACCATAAGAGTCGTTTTGGGTTGGATCAAGAACCATACTTATTTTTATCCATGCAATTGACTTTAAAGATGTgaaaattttattctttaaattttgttattaatcCTTATAATTTGTGAAAGTTATAGATTTAATTTCTATACATTAATTTGTTCATCTTTAATTAtagtacttttcaaattttaaaatttcaattattgCCGAACGaaaattgttaaattcattaaattcTACTGATTTTAAAATCGATACACCGAACATATTATCCTATGTATAATGTCACGCCAATTTGTTATCCACAAATATTACTCACTAAAATATAATTAATggattaatttttatcatttatgcatacactaaaatttcaaaaatatataagatTTAGAATTGATCCAATTAGAGAATATTTATCAATTCTACAATTGTAAATATAgtacaaaactaacaattaaatttaattaaatgatttaACTACTACAGATTGAATACAGGAATTGATCAATTCAAAAGTAGACAAACTAAAAATGATCAAATAGACGATATTTGTAAAAAGTACAAGGCTAATAGCaaattttaaccatttttaatctTTGAAAATATTAGAAGGAAGTTGCACCAGCTAGGAATCGAACCCAGCGAGCCTGTATTCTACCACCACACCACCGGTGCCTATTGTCTAATCGGCCGTTAAAATACTTTTAGCTATGTACAAAGATAAACACTATTGCTAACAAAATAAGGTCCGACCGAATTTTAGCCCTTTCTAATCTCTATAATTTTATAGAATTTAGTTAttgtattttattaaatttaaaattttaatccgtttattaatatatatatattgtttaaattaccattttaattgCTTCAATCAGTTTCATAGTCTAATTTAATTGGTTTTAAACAGTTCGTAAATCAAGTAATCTAGTCATTTTCTCCATACTAATATCACGACTGATTTTTAGTCCAAacaatccatttcaatttaaaaatataattttaatcaaAACTCGATTTctttaacataatttttttataaatataacttCTACATactatttttcatcaaaagtaTACCAGAGATTACTAAACTTTCTTAAAAGAAAGCTGGAGCAAACAAAAAAGCCCAGAGAATATTATAGAAGCCTTGGCATCGACAACAATTATCCTATGAACTAAACCAATTATGCCCCAGTTGTAAGCCATACAATTAAACAAAAACAACACCAACAACCTATGCCATTAAAGTCATGAATCCTAGTTAGCTTTCAGATTGGTGTTTCTAAATACATTTTGCGTCAAGATTTGTAGAACAAGACTTACATATATGCAAGTTAAAATTGCTGTAATGCTTTCAACTTTAATCCCTATGGGGCATCAGTTCATGGCCAACCTCAATATAATCTTTCATCAGCTGTGGAAATGCACAAAAGAAACACAACCAAACAAAAATGAATAAGTTAAAAGCTAAAATATATAAATCCAAAAGTAGGTAAAAGTAATCGAGGCtatattttacctttttattaaaaataaaaggaacaatttaatttttatatgttaaatcaaaGAATAAATCAGTTATTTTTAGCAAGGCTACAAATGCACATAGATTAATTTTTAAcgataaaaatagataaaaattttaacagaaaattattttacttttttatctGAAGTAGAGGAGCTAATTTATCATTTTCCAAATAAAATGAGCAAAATGCAACTCGACACGCATCCATAGTAATTTTATTCTCAAAAGTACCTTCCAATCCTTAAAGTCAAATCTGAAAACAAAGTGATTGTAAACAACTTCTTTTGACGCTATTGCTGTAGCAGTAGGAGCATTCTTTGGTGCTAATAGAATAGAAAAAGTTAGAttcttaaaatagaataataaacaAAAAGCTTTGGAAATGGGACTATAAGTTGAAATTTTAGAAGTATCTTACAGACTAAATGAATGCCTTTTTCGTCCAGTTTAATATCAGCACGACCATCTTTGACTAGAAATGATAATGCAAATATGTTTTCCACTGTTTGTGCAAAAGAGTTCCTGTTTAATACCAACTGTTCGAGCCTCACGATTCTGTGTTTCCTTAGAATGTCAAACATGGCTGCCATATTGATATCTGTATTTGTCTTCTTCTTTATATCCGTATCATCAACCTGCAATAATTTTGACCAAAAGAAATGAACTATATGAGATGAATGTAAAAACTAAAAAGGTTGTGTTTTTATATGTTACACTTTGTTGTATGTCGCCATTATGCTTGGAAGCCCTAACTAGGTTAATAACCGTGCAGAGAGATCTCACCTTACCAAATGATTCAAGATTATGGACACATGTGCTCAACATGATATACACGTGACCCTTATGTACACACTTGTCCCAAAAGACTTAATGGTTACATATAAACTTTCCCTATGACCTAGTAAAAGAACTAACATTCTCAACACAAGGAAAACCCAAGAGAAAGGGGGAGTTCCTCTTGGAATCCATCAAGAGCGCCATAGTCAGGAACACCTCCAACCCCCATTCATCTATAAGGCTCTTGGTCTCCGGGTGAACCATCGTCAACCATCAAACCATGTTTTTTCAGCTCTTGTTTATTTCTAAAGCATCTATGTATGACACTTATGTATGACTCTGAAAGACTCTTCCAAGTAAATGGAAAAGCTTAGAGAAACATAAGATGCCTGTGTTAGACGATATTCGTAACATTCACAACCGAGCACAACACTCACATCCAAATTCTTTTTAACATAGTTACACAAGAATGTCAGTGCTAAAGTGATTAGCATTAAAGACCAAACTCCACCAATATTTTACATGAAATGCCAACAAAGAATGAAAAACTACATGAACCATCTTTCTTCAAATAATGCAAGCTTCTTTAGCGATTATTGTGATGAACAAAGATTACACACCTCAAACAACAATTCATACCTCTGCAGGCTGCTCGTTT from Gossypium arboreum isolate Shixiya-1 chromosome 1, ASM2569848v2, whole genome shotgun sequence harbors:
- the LOC108481299 gene encoding probable disease resistance protein At5g63020, giving the protein MPPASLGEHGPQVQVAATKALYNALELLKRSTLRMRRALHANPIQFTSNAVKGDEETLALQAIEFWSCVCGKEIELQELESPESGDSGPSHSGIPKKALLLETLLKQKEDQDQDDTITNIYMAGGTCLVLFARTVGGMGNIFSISLSLDPIITRCWDCATGQASYICNLEDNLHALQTELAELKELRGDLMSKVRIAEDEQQLKRLNQVEGWLQRAETLIADADKLIVQSPQHVEKLCMGGCCSRHPRSTHKFGKQIARILQEVKHLKELKRDFSDVASKPPLPSATQRPSEPTVGLESNFNHVWSSLQKEQVGVIGIYGLGGVGKTTLLNQINNKFHDMSHDYHVIWAVASQDQPIEKVQDQIAKRIGLLAEDRKSIEEKAEDIFKVLCKKKFALLLDDIWEWFDLTRAGVPLPTQENGSKVIFTTRRLDVCCQMQPNMDNNIRVECLPPGEALKLFEEKVGAETLQMHPDICKLAEAVVEECAGLPLALITIGRAMASKKTPREWEFAIEALRQSTASAFPRVGKEMYPKLKFSYDCLADEKVKSCFLYCSLYPEDHIIVKDELIHCWIGDGILDKHTNLSSARNEGHFIIGSLIEACLLEKGANNNGVKMHDVIRDMALWIAGESKKVFVKSGVRLKELPEADKWEEAIRMSLMDNKIENLTEILACPYLQTLFLGRNPLKVIINDFFNFMPMLRVLDLSHNPRLEELSVGIAKLVSLEHLNLSFTGIRKLPVELKALAKLKYLNLEWIGSLSVIPQQLISSFSKLQVLKMEGCGYGCSLVLEEMEHFKYLNVLTITFRSDSELGKTVGFNKFFSRAIESVTLEDFRDSRSLNILALTNVQHLQRLSLSHCEDLEEVKIESNIIKGAGCFHRLGFVFLFDCNQLRDVSWVVFAPHLEVLMIHDCKSLEEIISEEKLGEVTKSKANTNLFSKLEAFYLFSLPKMKTIYRHALPFPQLEEIIIRKCPMLKKLPLNSNSAKGQRLVIEGEEGWWKDVEWEDESTRIAFLPSFKPR